One Vallitalea pronyensis genomic region harbors:
- the rpoB gene encoding DNA-directed RNA polymerase subunit beta: MEKNRIRPMKIGRGVRMSYSRKKEVLDMPNLIEIQKNSYQWFLKEGLREVFRDISPITDYSGNLVLELIDFSLNKELKYTIEECKERDATYAAPLKVKVRLINKEKDEINEHEIFMGDLPVMTETGTFIINGAERVIVSQLVRSPGIYYNINFDKIGKQLYSATVIPNRGAWLEYETDSNDIFYVRVDRTRKVPITVLIRTLGIGTDAAIVDLFGEEPKILASIEKDGTTSYEEGLIEIYKRIRPGEPPTVESAESLINTMFFDPRRYDLAKVGRYKFNKKLAFRNRITGFALAESVIDGSTGEVLAEAGTVVTKELANDIQDAAIPSVWLLVEDRRVKILSNLTVDITKFVDIDPKEYDIYERVYYKALQEILEENDDIEDIKEAIKKNTHKLIPKHITKEDILASINYNIALEYGVGNKDDIDHLGNRRIRAVGELLQNQFRIGLSRLERVVRERMTIQDSDGISPQTLINIRPVTAAIKEFFGSSQLSQFMDQNNPLAELANKRRLSALGPGGLSRERAGFEVRDVHHSHYGRMCPIETPEGPNIGLINSLACYARINEYGFIEAPYRVIDKTSGEPVVSDEVIYVTADEEENYHVAQANEPLDDEGHFVHKYVTGRYKEHILEMERNTIDLMDVSPKQLFSVATSMIPFLENDDANRALMGSNMQRQAVPLLMTDSSIVGTGMEHKAAVDSGVVVIAKRAGVIERVAAKTIVVKTDDGQRDVYKLLKFAKSNQGTCVNQRPIVNKGQRVDAGEVIADGPSTDQGEIALGKNPLIGFMTWEGYNFEDAILLSENLVKEDVYTSVHIEEYEAEARDTKLGPEEITRDVPGVGEDALKDLDERGIIRIGAEVRANDILVGKVTPKGETELTAEERLLRAIFGEKAREVRDTSLRVPHGESGIIVDVKVFTRENGDELPPGVNQSVRAYIAQKRKISVGDKMAGRHGNKGVISRILPVEDMPFMPNGRPLDIVLNPLGVPSRMNIGQVLEVHLGLAAKALGFKVATPVFDGAHEDDIMDTLELANDYVNHDWETFCDKWADSLEPHVLQYLDENKAHREEWLGVPISRDGKIYLKDGRTGEYFDNPVTVGYMHYLKLHHLVDDKIHARSTGPYSLVTQQPLGGKAQFGGQRFGEMEVWALEAYGAAYTLQEILTVKSDDVVGRVKTYEAIIKGENIPEPGIPESFKVLLKELQSLALDVKILKNDDTEVRLRESIDDVDDLSINLEGREGEYTPGDTVNSGTGKKETSDQEELFDEIDENYDEIDESKFIISDKETLFDEEN, translated from the coding sequence ATGGAAAAAAACAGAATTCGACCTATGAAAATTGGGAGAGGCGTTCGAATGAGCTACTCCCGAAAAAAAGAAGTTTTAGATATGCCAAACTTGATCGAAATTCAAAAAAACTCCTATCAATGGTTTCTGAAAGAAGGGCTTAGGGAAGTATTTCGGGATATATCCCCTATTACAGATTATAGTGGAAACTTAGTACTCGAACTGATAGACTTCTCGCTTAATAAAGAATTAAAGTACACCATCGAAGAGTGTAAGGAACGAGATGCAACTTATGCGGCTCCATTAAAAGTCAAAGTTCGACTAATCAACAAAGAAAAAGACGAAATTAATGAGCATGAAATTTTCATGGGTGACTTACCTGTTATGACGGAAACAGGAACATTTATCATTAATGGTGCTGAGAGGGTTATCGTTAGTCAGTTGGTTCGTTCGCCAGGGATATACTATAACATTAACTTTGATAAAATTGGTAAGCAGTTATATTCTGCGACAGTCATCCCTAATAGGGGAGCTTGGCTTGAGTATGAAACAGATTCAAACGATATATTCTACGTACGTGTTGACCGAACAAGGAAAGTACCCATCACGGTACTTATTCGTACGCTAGGTATTGGTACAGATGCAGCTATTGTTGATCTTTTTGGTGAAGAGCCTAAGATTCTTGCCAGTATTGAAAAAGACGGCACCACTTCTTATGAAGAAGGTTTAATTGAGATATATAAACGTATTAGACCTGGTGAGCCACCAACAGTTGAAAGTGCTGAATCGCTTATCAATACCATGTTTTTTGACCCAAGACGTTATGACTTGGCAAAAGTTGGACGTTATAAATTTAATAAGAAATTAGCTTTTAGAAATAGAATAACAGGTTTTGCCTTAGCGGAATCTGTCATTGATGGTTCAACAGGTGAAGTACTAGCAGAAGCGGGTACAGTTGTTACCAAAGAATTAGCTAATGATATCCAAGATGCTGCCATACCTTCCGTATGGTTATTAGTAGAGGATAGAAGAGTAAAAATATTATCAAATCTAACCGTTGACATCACAAAATTCGTGGATATTGATCCAAAAGAATATGATATCTATGAACGTGTGTATTATAAAGCCTTACAAGAAATATTAGAAGAAAATGATGATATTGAAGATATAAAAGAAGCCATTAAAAAGAATACCCATAAATTAATTCCTAAGCATATCACAAAGGAAGATATTCTTGCGTCCATTAACTACAACATTGCTTTAGAATATGGCGTAGGCAATAAAGATGATATTGACCATTTGGGTAACAGAAGAATTCGTGCCGTTGGTGAACTGTTACAAAATCAGTTTAGAATTGGTTTATCACGATTAGAGCGTGTGGTTCGAGAAAGAATGACCATTCAAGATAGTGATGGTATATCGCCTCAAACCCTTATTAATATTCGTCCTGTTACAGCGGCCATAAAAGAGTTCTTTGGTAGTTCACAATTATCTCAGTTTATGGATCAGAATAATCCCCTTGCTGAACTTGCCAATAAAAGACGTTTATCAGCTCTTGGACCAGGTGGTTTATCCAGAGAAAGAGCTGGTTTTGAAGTTCGTGACGTCCATCACTCCCATTATGGTAGAATGTGTCCCATTGAGACGCCTGAGGGACCAAACATTGGTTTGATTAACTCGTTGGCTTGTTATGCAAGAATTAATGAATATGGTTTTATTGAAGCACCGTATCGTGTGATTGATAAAACATCTGGTGAACCCGTTGTGTCAGATGAGGTCATCTATGTAACAGCTGATGAAGAAGAGAACTATCATGTGGCTCAAGCCAATGAGCCTCTTGATGATGAAGGTCATTTTGTACACAAGTACGTTACAGGACGCTACAAAGAACATATCCTGGAGATGGAACGTAATACCATTGACTTAATGGACGTTTCACCGAAACAGTTATTCTCAGTAGCCACATCCATGATACCATTCTTAGAGAATGATGATGCCAACCGTGCACTTATGGGGTCTAACATGCAGCGACAAGCGGTACCACTGCTCATGACAGATTCTTCTATTGTCGGTACAGGTATGGAGCATAAAGCAGCCGTTGACTCAGGTGTTGTGGTTATTGCTAAACGAGCTGGTGTGATTGAAAGAGTAGCGGCCAAAACAATTGTTGTGAAAACAGATGATGGTCAGCGTGACGTTTATAAATTATTAAAGTTTGCAAAGAGTAACCAAGGTACTTGTGTCAATCAACGTCCTATTGTTAACAAAGGGCAAAGAGTAGATGCTGGCGAAGTCATCGCTGATGGACCTTCAACGGATCAAGGTGAAATTGCTCTTGGTAAGAACCCATTAATCGGCTTTATGACTTGGGAAGGTTATAACTTCGAGGATGCCATCTTACTGAGCGAAAACTTAGTGAAAGAAGATGTGTATACATCTGTTCATATAGAAGAATACGAAGCTGAAGCAAGAGATACGAAACTTGGACCAGAAGAAATCACCCGTGATGTGCCTGGTGTAGGTGAAGATGCTCTAAAAGATTTGGATGAGCGAGGTATTATCCGAATCGGTGCAGAAGTGCGTGCAAACGATATTTTAGTTGGTAAGGTAACACCAAAAGGTGAAACAGAACTGACAGCAGAAGAGAGACTTCTTCGAGCTATTTTCGGTGAAAAGGCTAGAGAAGTTAGGGATACATCTCTAAGAGTTCCCCATGGTGAATCTGGTATCATCGTTGATGTAAAAGTCTTCACAAGAGAAAATGGCGATGAACTACCACCAGGTGTTAACCAATCTGTTCGTGCATACATTGCCCAAAAGAGAAAGATTTCTGTAGGGGATAAAATGGCTGGTCGACATGGTAACAAAGGTGTTATCTCTAGAATTCTTCCAGTGGAGGATATGCCATTTATGCCTAATGGGAGACCACTTGATATCGTGCTTAACCCACTAGGGGTGCCATCCCGTATGAACATCGGACAGGTACTTGAAGTCCATCTAGGATTAGCTGCAAAAGCCCTTGGTTTTAAAGTGGCAACGCCTGTATTTGATGGTGCACATGAGGATGATATCATGGATACCTTAGAACTTGCTAATGATTACGTGAATCATGATTGGGAGACATTCTGTGACAAATGGGCAGATTCTCTTGAACCTCACGTATTACAATATTTAGATGAAAATAAAGCACACCGTGAAGAGTGGTTGGGTGTTCCCATATCCAGAGATGGTAAGATTTATCTGAAGGATGGGCGTACAGGTGAATATTTTGATAACCCTGTTACCGTAGGATACATGCACTACTTGAAACTTCACCACTTGGTTGATGATAAGATTCATGCCCGTTCAACGGGACCTTATTCACTGGTAACACAGCAGCCATTAGGTGGTAAAGCCCAATTCGGTGGACAGCGATTTGGTGAGATGGAGGTATGGGCACTTGAGGCTTATGGTGCGGCCTATACACTACAAGAAATTTTAACTGTTAAGTCCGATGACGTGGTTGGACGTGTTAAAACATATGAAGCCATTATAAAAGGTGAAAATATTCCAGAACCAGGTATACCAGAATCCTTTAAAGTATTGTTAAAAGAGCTTCAGTCGTTAGCACTTGATGTTAAAATTCTCAAGAATGATGATACAGAAGTAAGACTCCGTGAAAGTATCGACGATGTAGACGATTTATCCATTAATCTAGAAGGTCGAGAAGGGGAATACACGCCTGGGGATACAGTTAACAGTGGAACAGGTAAAAAAGAGACTTCTGATCAAGAAGAATTATTTGACGAAATAGATGAAAATTACGACGAAATAGATGAAAGTAAGTTTATTATCTCCGATAAAGAAACA
- the rplL gene encoding 50S ribosomal protein L7/L12, with the protein MAKLTIAEIMEAIKELSVLELNELVTACEEEFGVSAAAGVVMAAPGAAGGAAEEKTEFDVELTSAGSQKIKVIKAVREITGLGLKEAKALVESAPANVKEGVAKDAAEEMKTKLEEVGASATLK; encoded by the coding sequence ATGGCAAAATTAACAATAGCAGAGATTATGGAAGCTATTAAAGAATTATCCGTATTAGAATTAAATGAATTAGTAACAGCATGTGAAGAAGAGTTTGGCGTATCTGCAGCAGCAGGTGTGGTTATGGCAGCTCCAGGTGCAGCAGGTGGCGCAGCTGAAGAGAAAACTGAGTTTGATGTAGAGTTAACATCAGCAGGATCTCAAAAAATCAAAGTTATCAAAGCTGTTAGAGAAATCACTGGCTTAGGCTTAAAAGAAGCAAAAGCTTTAGTTGAAAGTGCTCCAGCAAATGTTAAAGAGGGCGTAGCTAAAGATGCAGCTGAAGAAATGAAGACTAAGTTAGAAGAAGTTGGTGCTTCTGCAACATTAAAATAG